In Pseudomonas alcaliphila JAB1, a single window of DNA contains:
- a CDS encoding HAD family acid phosphatase has product MTEKRIWLGLAVSLLATPLAFADTATDCSVAEFTMGLRFQQQSAEIQALQLQAYNIATEKLDKAVAAAKDPSKLAIVTDLDETVIDNSALLARDLANCHQYDAWDTWLPWERDGTPELIPGAKKFLEHADKLGVTIRYISDRADEQKKYTLATLSKLGLPQVSEESVLLLGPPKVERRAIVSADHQIIMLLGDTLHDFDARFRKTPLDAQRKTVAEESDKWGVEWIVFPNAGYGTWSKAPLKGWEAEPVVEPW; this is encoded by the coding sequence ATGACCGAGAAACGCATCTGGCTGGGCCTTGCGGTATCGCTGCTGGCCACTCCGCTGGCATTTGCCGACACCGCGACGGATTGTTCCGTCGCCGAGTTCACCATGGGCCTGCGCTTTCAGCAGCAGTCGGCGGAAATCCAGGCGCTGCAGTTGCAGGCCTACAACATCGCCACGGAAAAGCTCGACAAGGCCGTGGCGGCGGCGAAGGATCCATCGAAGCTGGCCATCGTCACCGACCTCGATGAAACCGTGATCGACAACAGCGCTCTGCTGGCGCGCGATCTGGCCAACTGTCACCAGTACGACGCCTGGGACACCTGGCTGCCCTGGGAGCGTGACGGCACCCCCGAACTGATCCCCGGCGCGAAGAAATTCCTCGAGCACGCCGACAAGCTCGGCGTGACCATTCGCTACATCTCCGACCGCGCCGATGAGCAGAAGAAGTACACCCTGGCCACCCTGAGCAAGCTGGGCCTGCCGCAGGTGTCGGAGGAGAGCGTTCTGCTGCTCGGGCCGCCCAAGGTCGAGCGCCGCGCCATCGTCAGCGCCGATCATCAGATCATCATGCTACTGGGCGACACGCTGCATGATTTTGACGCACGTTTTCGCAAGACACCGCTCGACGCGCAGCGCAAGACCGTCGCCGAAGAGTCGGACAAGTGGGGCGTCGAGTGGATCGTGTTCCCCAATGCTGGCTACGGCACCTGGTCCAAGGCGCCGCTTAAAGGCTGGGAGGCCGAGCCGGTGGTCGAGCCCTGGTAA
- the adk gene encoding adenylate kinase, whose product MRVILLGAPGAGKGTQARYITEKFGIPQISTGDMLRAAVKAGTELGLKAKSVMDAGGLVSDDLIINLVKERIAQADCANGFLFDGFPRTIPQAEALRDAGVALDHVVEIAVEDEEIVKRLSGRRVHPASGRVYHTEYNPPKVAGKDDISGEELVQREDDKEETVRHRLSVYHSQTKPLVDFYQKLSAASGTPKYSHIPGVGSVEEITAKTLAALD is encoded by the coding sequence ATGCGCGTGATTCTGCTGGGGGCGCCCGGTGCCGGCAAAGGTACCCAGGCTCGCTACATCACCGAGAAATTCGGCATTCCGCAAATCTCCACTGGCGACATGCTGCGTGCTGCGGTCAAGGCTGGCACCGAGCTCGGTCTGAAGGCCAAGAGCGTTATGGACGCAGGCGGTCTGGTCTCCGACGACCTGATCATCAATCTGGTCAAGGAGCGTATCGCTCAGGCCGATTGTGCCAATGGCTTTTTGTTCGACGGTTTCCCGCGCACCATTCCGCAAGCCGAAGCGCTGCGCGATGCCGGCGTAGCGCTGGATCACGTGGTTGAAATCGCCGTTGAGGACGAGGAGATCGTCAAGCGTCTGTCCGGCCGTCGCGTTCACCCAGCTTCCGGCCGCGTCTACCACACCGAGTACAACCCGCCGAAGGTTGCCGGCAAGGACGACATCAGCGGTGAAGAGCTGGTTCAGCGCGAAGATGACAAGGAAGAAACCGTGCGTCATCGCCTGTCCGTCTACCACTCGCAGACCAAGCCGCTGGTGGACTTCTATCAGAAGCTCTCCGCTGCATCCGGTACCCCGAAATACAGCCATATTCCGGGTGTCGGCAGCGTCGAAGAGATCACCGCAAAGACCCTGGCGGCTCTGGACTGA
- the ppc gene encoding phosphoenolpyruvate carboxylase, with the protein MAEIDARLREEVHLLGELLGHTISTQLGDEFLDKIERIRKSAKAGRRGSAAGAEQLTSTLGDLGDDELLPVARAFNQFLNLANIAEQQHRVRRRRAGEPEPFELRVLDELLERLLAAGQGSDELARQLGRLDIELVLTAHPTEVARRTLIQKYDAIAAQLTALDHSDLLPAERERIAQRLQRLIAEAWHTEEIRRSRPSPVDEAKWGFAVIEHSLWQAVPQFLRRADQSLQAATGLRLPLEAAPIRFASWMGGDRDGNPNVTARVTREVLLLARWMAADLYLRDVDNLAAELSMQQASDELRAQVGDNAEPYRALLKQLRERLRETRSWAQQALTADVAPSTAVLRDNHELLAPLQLCYQSLHACGMGVIADGPLLDCLRRAATFGLFLVRLDVRQDSSRHAAAMSEITDYLGLGRYAEWDEEARLSFLQRELDNRRPLLPNDYRPSADTAEVLATCREVAAAPAASLGSYVISMAGAASDVLAVQLLLKEAGLRRPMRVVPLFETLADLDHAGPVIDRLLGLPGYRARLHGPQEVMIGYSDSAKDAGTTAAAWAQYRAQEELVRLCREHQVELLLFHGRGGTVGRGGGPAHAAILSQPPGSVAGRFRTTEQGEMIRFKFGLPDIAVQNLNLYLAAVLEATLLPPPAPEPSWRAMMDRLADVGVKAYRGVVREHPQFVEYFRQATPEQELGRLPLGSRPAKRREGGVESLRAIPWIFAWTQTRLMLPAWLGWEQALGQALQGGDAELLKSMREQWPFFRTRIDMLEMVLTKADANIAALYDERLVEPSLQALGAQLRDLLSQACAAVLELTGQSHLLAHNQETLESISVRNTYLDPLHLLQAELLARCRQREQAPESPLEQALLVSVAGIAAGLRNTG; encoded by the coding sequence ATGGCGGAAATCGATGCACGCCTGCGTGAAGAGGTGCACCTGCTCGGCGAGCTGCTCGGGCATACCATCAGCACCCAGTTGGGCGACGAGTTTCTCGACAAGATCGAACGCATACGCAAGTCGGCCAAGGCCGGTCGTCGTGGCTCTGCCGCGGGTGCCGAGCAGTTGACCAGCACCCTGGGGGACCTGGGTGACGACGAACTGCTACCGGTGGCACGGGCCTTCAATCAGTTTCTCAACCTGGCCAACATCGCCGAGCAGCAGCACCGTGTGCGTCGTCGCCGTGCCGGTGAGCCCGAGCCATTCGAGTTGCGCGTGCTCGACGAGCTGCTCGAACGCCTACTCGCCGCCGGGCAGGGCAGCGATGAGCTGGCGCGGCAACTGGGGCGTCTGGACATCGAACTGGTGCTGACTGCGCACCCCACCGAAGTGGCGCGGCGTACGCTGATCCAGAAATACGATGCCATCGCCGCGCAGCTGACGGCACTGGATCACAGCGATCTGTTGCCAGCCGAGCGTGAACGCATCGCCCAGCGCCTGCAGCGGCTGATCGCCGAGGCCTGGCACACCGAGGAAATTCGTCGTAGCCGGCCCAGCCCGGTGGACGAAGCCAAATGGGGCTTCGCTGTCATCGAGCATTCGCTATGGCAGGCCGTGCCGCAGTTCCTGCGCCGTGCCGATCAGAGCCTGCAGGCCGCCACCGGCCTACGTCTGCCGCTGGAGGCTGCGCCGATTCGCTTCGCCTCGTGGATGGGTGGCGACCGTGACGGCAACCCCAATGTCACCGCGCGCGTGACCCGTGAGGTGTTGCTGCTGGCGCGCTGGATGGCCGCCGATCTCTATCTGCGCGACGTCGACAATCTGGCCGCGGAACTGTCCATGCAGCAGGCCAGTGACGAACTGCGTGCGCAGGTGGGCGACAATGCCGAACCGTACCGTGCCTTGCTCAAGCAGCTGCGCGAGCGCCTGCGCGAAACGCGCAGCTGGGCGCAGCAGGCCCTCACTGCCGATGTGGCGCCGAGTACTGCAGTGCTGCGCGACAACCATGAGCTGCTGGCACCGCTGCAGCTCTGCTACCAGTCGCTGCATGCCTGCGGCATGGGTGTGATTGCCGATGGTCCGTTGCTCGATTGCCTGCGCCGGGCAGCTACCTTCGGTCTGTTTCTGGTACGCCTCGATGTTCGTCAGGATTCCTCCCGGCACGCTGCGGCGATGTCGGAAATCACCGATTATCTCGGCCTCGGTCGCTACGCCGAATGGGATGAGGAGGCGCGCCTCAGTTTTCTCCAGCGCGAGCTGGATAACCGCCGGCCACTGCTGCCGAACGACTATCGTCCCTCGGCCGATACTGCCGAGGTACTCGCCACCTGCCGCGAGGTGGCTGCCGCTCCCGCCGCCTCGCTGGGCTCTTACGTGATCTCCATGGCCGGTGCTGCCTCCGACGTGCTGGCCGTGCAACTGCTGCTGAAAGAGGCCGGGTTGCGCCGGCCGATGCGGGTGGTGCCACTTTTTGAAACCTTGGCCGATCTGGACCACGCCGGGCCGGTTATCGACCGTCTGCTGGGGTTGCCCGGCTATCGCGCGCGGCTGCATGGCCCGCAGGAAGTGATGATCGGTTATTCCGATTCGGCCAAGGACGCCGGTACAACCGCGGCAGCCTGGGCACAGTACCGCGCCCAGGAGGAACTGGTGCGTCTGTGTCGCGAGCATCAGGTCGAACTGCTGTTGTTCCATGGTCGCGGTGGCACCGTCGGCCGTGGCGGTGGCCCTGCTCACGCAGCCATTCTGTCGCAACCCCCGGGCTCGGTGGCGGGGCGTTTTCGCACCACCGAGCAGGGGGAAATGATCCGCTTCAAGTTCGGCCTGCCGGATATCGCCGTGCAGAACCTCAACCTCTATCTGGCCGCGGTGCTGGAAGCCACGCTGCTGCCGCCACCGGCACCGGAGCCAAGCTGGCGGGCGATGATGGACCGCCTTGCCGATGTCGGCGTGAAGGCCTATCGCGGCGTGGTGCGCGAGCATCCGCAGTTCGTCGAATACTTCCGCCAGGCCACGCCGGAGCAGGAGCTCGGCCGTTTGCCGCTGGGCAGCCGCCCGGCCAAGCGACGCGAAGGCGGTGTGGAGAGCCTGCGGGCGATCCCGTGGATCTTCGCCTGGACCCAGACGCGACTGATGCTGCCGGCCTGGCTCGGCTGGGAGCAGGCCCTGGGACAAGCCCTGCAAGGCGGTGATGCTGAGCTGCTGAAAAGCATGCGCGAACAATGGCCGTTCTTTCGCACCCGCATCGACATGCTGGAAATGGTCCTGACCAAAGCGGATGCCAATATCGCCGCCCTGTATGACGAGCGCCTGGTCGAACCTTCGCTGCAGGCGCTGGGTGCGCAGTTACGCGACCTATTGTCGCAGGCGTGCGCTGCCGTGCTGGAATTGACTGGCCAGTCGCACCTGCTCGCACATAATCAGGAAACCCTGGAATCGATCAGCGTGCGCAACACCTACCTCGACCCGCTGCATCTGTTGCAGGCCGAGCTGCTGGCGCGCTGCCGGCAACGTGAACAGGCGCCGGAGAGCCCTTTGGAGCAGGCGCTGCTGGTCAGCGTGGCGGGTATTGCAGCGGGCTTGCGCAACACCGGCTGA
- a CDS encoding pilin assembly protein, with translation MRIRELAKHWEQNAKGHLTPTRYHIHLNVESAARLAALTEMYPKHHSEELLGELIGAALEELEASLPYVRGSKVVALDEQGDPLYEDIGPTPRFLALSRKYLRELSDPGKETSH, from the coding sequence ATGAGAATTCGCGAACTGGCAAAACACTGGGAACAGAATGCCAAGGGGCACCTGACCCCGACCCGTTATCACATTCATCTGAATGTCGAGTCGGCCGCTCGCCTGGCGGCGCTCACCGAGATGTACCCCAAGCACCACAGCGAGGAACTGCTCGGCGAACTGATCGGCGCAGCGCTCGAGGAACTCGAAGCCAGCCTACCCTACGTGCGCGGCAGCAAGGTCGTGGCGCTGGACGAGCAAGGCGACCCGCTGTACGAGGACATAGGGCCCACACCGCGCTTTCTGGCGCTGTCGCGCAAATACCTGCGTGAACTGAGTGACCCGGGCAAAGAGACAAGCCATTGA
- a CDS encoding DUF4398 domain-containing protein: MKTHTEKAPRSRLHGIKLAALALGSSLVLAGCAGNPPSEQYAVTQSAVNSAISAGGTEFAAVEMKSAQDKLKEAELAMHEKEYEKARRLAEQAEWDARLAERKAQAAKAEQALQDARQGVQELREEGMRNAQ; encoded by the coding sequence ATGAAGACCCATACCGAGAAAGCCCCGCGCAGCCGCCTGCACGGGATCAAACTGGCTGCCCTGGCACTGGGTAGTAGCCTGGTACTGGCTGGCTGTGCGGGTAACCCGCCCAGCGAGCAATACGCCGTGACGCAGTCTGCCGTGAACTCGGCGATCAGCGCCGGCGGTACCGAGTTTGCCGCCGTGGAAATGAAGTCCGCGCAGGACAAGCTCAAGGAGGCCGAGCTGGCCATGCACGAGAAAGAGTATGAGAAGGCCCGTCGCCTGGCTGAACAGGCCGAGTGGGATGCCCGACTCGCCGAGCGCAAGGCCCAGGCCGCCAAAGCCGAGCAGGCTTTGCAGGACGCCCGTCAGGGTGTTCAGGAACTGCGTGAGGAAGGCATGCGTAACGCTCAGTGA
- a CDS encoding OmpA family protein, whose amino-acid sequence MRKHVMIPALLALSVGLAACSHQPNANLESARSNFSSLQSDPQASKVAALETKEAQEWLNKADKAYMEKEDEKKVDQLAYLTNKRVEVAKQTIVLRNAEAELKNSSAQRAQALLDARDAQIRKLQDSLNAKQTERGTLVTFGDVLFDFNKAELKSSALPNVTQLARFLQENPERQVIVEGYTDSVGSASYNQGLSERRAESVRRALIRAGVEPTRIVAQGYGKEYPVADNSSDSGRAQNRRVEVTISNDNQPVAPRSASGA is encoded by the coding sequence ATGCGTAAACACGTGATGATCCCCGCCCTTCTGGCCCTGAGCGTCGGCCTGGCCGCCTGCTCGCACCAGCCCAATGCCAACCTGGAGTCGGCGCGTAGCAACTTCTCCTCGCTGCAGAGCGATCCGCAGGCGAGCAAGGTCGCGGCGCTGGAAACCAAGGAAGCCCAGGAATGGCTGAACAAGGCCGACAAGGCCTATATGGAAAAGGAAGACGAGAAGAAGGTCGACCAACTGGCCTACCTGACCAACAAGCGCGTCGAGGTAGCCAAGCAGACCATCGTCCTGCGTAACGCCGAAGCCGAGCTGAAGAACTCCTCGGCGCAGCGCGCCCAGGCCCTGCTCGATGCTCGCGACGCGCAGATCCGCAAGCTGCAGGACAGCCTCAACGCCAAGCAGACCGAACGCGGCACCCTGGTGACCTTCGGTGACGTCCTGTTCGACTTCAACAAGGCCGAACTCAAGAGCAGCGCACTGCCCAACGTCACCCAGCTGGCACGCTTTCTCCAGGAAAACCCGGAGCGCCAGGTGATTGTCGAGGGTTATACCGACAGCGTCGGCTCGGCCAGCTACAACCAGGGCCTGTCCGAGCGTCGCGCCGAGTCGGTCCGTCGCGCACTGATTCGCGCCGGCGTGGAGCCGACGCGCATCGTCGCCCAAGGTTATGGCAAGGAGTATCCGGTCGCGGACAACTCCAGTGACTCCGGTCGTGCACAGAACCGTCGTGTGGAGGTGACCATCTCCAACGACAATCAGCCGGTCGCTCCGCGTTCGGCTAGCGGCGCCTGA
- a CDS encoding alpha/beta fold hydrolase codes for MHRSEQGGLAARLRALLLGLVLLGLVGCSGLLFYPEPGLPFTPARADLEYRDIHLSAADGTRLHAWWLPAKAGVQVKGTVLHLHGNGGNLAWHLGGVHWLPEQGYQVLMLDYRGYGLSEGKPRLPEVYQDIDAAFAWLDQAPQVQGAPLFLLGQSLGGALAVHYLAEHPERQSTLQAIALDGVPASYRDVARHALSKSWLTWPLQVPLSWLVPDGDSAIHSIDRLAGAPLLIYHSVDDAIVPLSNGQRLYQAARPPRAFQATRGPHVQTFAEPAWRQSLLAFFVAPQAYVERLGPATESATESP; via the coding sequence ATGCATCGATCCGAGCAGGGGGGGCTGGCTGCTAGGCTGCGGGCGCTGCTGCTTGGCCTTGTCCTGCTCGGCCTGGTCGGCTGCAGCGGCCTGCTGTTCTATCCGGAACCGGGGTTGCCGTTCACCCCCGCGCGGGCCGATCTGGAGTACCGCGACATCCACCTGAGCGCCGCCGATGGCACGCGTCTGCATGCCTGGTGGTTGCCGGCCAAGGCCGGCGTGCAGGTCAAGGGCACGGTGCTGCATCTGCATGGCAATGGCGGCAACCTAGCCTGGCACCTGGGCGGCGTTCACTGGCTGCCGGAACAGGGCTATCAGGTGCTGATGCTGGATTATCGCGGCTACGGTCTGTCCGAAGGCAAGCCGCGGCTGCCGGAGGTCTATCAGGATATCGATGCGGCCTTTGCCTGGCTCGATCAGGCGCCGCAGGTGCAGGGCGCGCCGCTTTTCCTGCTCGGGCAGAGCCTCGGTGGTGCGTTGGCCGTACATTATCTGGCCGAGCATCCCGAGCGCCAATCGACCTTGCAGGCCATCGCACTGGACGGTGTGCCGGCCAGTTATCGCGACGTCGCCCGCCATGCGCTGAGCAAGTCCTGGTTGACCTGGCCGCTGCAGGTGCCGCTGTCCTGGCTGGTGCCGGACGGCGACAGCGCGATTCACAGCATCGATCGACTCGCAGGCGCGCCCTTGCTGATCTATCACAGTGTTGACGACGCGATCGTGCCGCTTTCCAATGGCCAGCGTTTGTATCAAGCTGCGCGCCCGCCACGCGCCTTTCAGGCGACCCGTGGCCCGCACGTGCAAACCTTTGCCGAGCCCGCCTGGCGTCAGTCGCTACTGGCGTTCTTCGTCGCGCCGCAGGCCTACGTCGAGCGCCTGGGACCGGCTACCGAATCCGCAACAGAGAGTCCGTAA
- a CDS encoding flavohemoglobin expression-modulating QEGLA motif protein, giving the protein MNSQQKLDDYQLCIRALSDRIVEAQTPIRVLDAVKWDDGIRDGFLKAKGKQPPAVNRDYYLSRPLAFDAAAKKLEFQNIERDITRQLGQFNPVGQIMRRMCKEYRMVIRMLEARGTEDFGLISQELYGAASDAFHAGDPTLADLGLMLSDYLNNIAARGDLEDEAKTLGASDAVNILQQRLAGVFGDDTIRVFESDGILADAAAGADYIKIRSDARFNERDVKALEVHEGLVHVGTTLNGLNQPICTFLAKGPPSSTVTQEGLAILMEVIAFASYPTRLRKLTNRTRAIHMAEEGADFLEVFEFFREQGYGLEGGYSNASRVFRGSLPNGLPFTKDLSYLKGFILIYNYIQLAVRKGKLEQIPLLFCGKTTLEDMRTLRKLVDEGLVQPPKYLPPQFQDMNALSAWMCFSNFLNHLSLDRIEADYANIL; this is encoded by the coding sequence ATGAACAGCCAGCAAAAACTGGACGACTATCAACTCTGTATTCGTGCTCTCAGCGACCGTATCGTCGAAGCACAAACGCCCATCCGTGTACTCGATGCAGTGAAGTGGGATGACGGCATCCGCGATGGCTTTCTCAAGGCCAAGGGCAAGCAGCCGCCGGCAGTGAATCGCGACTACTACCTGAGTCGGCCGCTGGCCTTCGATGCCGCCGCGAAGAAGTTGGAATTCCAGAACATCGAGCGCGACATCACCCGCCAGCTCGGTCAGTTCAATCCGGTCGGTCAGATCATGCGGCGCATGTGCAAGGAATATCGCATGGTGATCCGCATGCTCGAGGCGCGTGGTACCGAGGATTTCGGCCTGATCAGCCAGGAGCTGTACGGCGCTGCCTCCGACGCCTTCCATGCCGGTGATCCGACCCTGGCCGACCTCGGCCTGATGCTCTCGGACTACCTCAACAACATCGCCGCGCGCGGTGACCTGGAAGACGAGGCCAAGACCCTCGGTGCCAGTGATGCGGTGAACATCCTGCAGCAGCGTCTGGCCGGGGTGTTCGGCGACGACACCATTCGCGTGTTCGAGTCCGACGGTATTCTCGCCGATGCCGCGGCGGGCGCTGACTACATCAAGATCCGCAGCGATGCGCGTTTCAACGAGCGCGACGTCAAGGCGCTGGAAGTGCATGAAGGCCTGGTGCATGTCGGCACCACGCTCAACGGCCTCAACCAGCCGATCTGCACCTTCCTGGCCAAGGGGCCGCCTTCGTCGACCGTGACTCAGGAAGGTCTGGCGATCCTGATGGAAGTGATCGCCTTCGCGTCCTACCCGACGCGTTTGCGCAAGCTGACCAACCGCACCCGCGCCATCCACATGGCCGAAGAGGGCGCGGATTTTCTTGAGGTCTTCGAGTTCTTCCGCGAGCAGGGTTATGGCCTGGAAGGCGGCTACAGCAACGCCAGCCGGGTGTTCCGCGGCTCCTTGCCGAATGGGTTGCCGTTCACCAAGGACCTGTCGTACCTGAAGGGTTTCATCCTGATCTACAACTACATCCAGCTGGCGGTGCGCAAAGGCAAGCTGGAGCAGATTCCGCTGCTGTTCTGCGGCAAGACCACCCTGGAGGACATGCGCACCCTGCGCAAACTGGTGGACGAGGGCCTGGTGCAGCCGCCCAAGTATCTGCCGCCGCAGTTTCAGGACATGAACGCGCTGTCGGCCTGGATGTGCTTCTCCAACTTCCTCAACCATCTGAGCCTGGATCGCATCGAAGCGGACTACGCCAATATTCTGTGA
- a CDS encoding TetR family transcriptional regulator produces MSSVPASPNATQAANAVAESVQYQGRKASRQGSEQRRQAILDAAMRIIVRDGVRAVRHRAVAAEAQVPLSATTYYFKDIDDLITDTFAQFVERSAAHMAAFWASTQGALEEMVGRLDGGEQARRQLADEIAALAVHYVQRQLRERRDHLIAEQAFQQEALLNPRLSELVRAHRQILQQGVTHFFEVLGSRQPEQDAVLLTAAIVRMEYQGLLDGVEHLDSQGMLAILKRYMNLVLGL; encoded by the coding sequence GTGAGCTCCGTGCCTGCGTCCCCGAATGCCACCCAGGCAGCCAACGCCGTCGCCGAAAGCGTCCAGTACCAGGGCCGCAAGGCCAGTCGCCAGGGCAGTGAGCAGCGCCGCCAGGCGATTCTCGATGCCGCCATGCGCATCATCGTGCGCGATGGCGTGCGCGCGGTGCGCCATCGCGCGGTGGCGGCCGAGGCGCAGGTGCCCTTGTCCGCCACGACCTACTATTTCAAGGATATCGACGACCTGATCACCGATACCTTCGCCCAGTTCGTCGAGCGTAGCGCGGCGCATATGGCGGCGTTCTGGGCCAGTACCCAGGGGGCGTTGGAGGAGATGGTCGGGCGCCTGGATGGCGGCGAGCAGGCGCGTCGGCAACTGGCCGACGAGATCGCCGCTCTGGCGGTGCACTACGTGCAGCGCCAGTTGCGTGAGCGTCGTGATCACCTGATCGCCGAGCAGGCGTTCCAGCAGGAAGCCCTGCTCAATCCGCGTCTCAGCGAGCTGGTGCGAGCCCACCGGCAGATCCTGCAGCAGGGTGTCACGCACTTCTTCGAGGTGCTGGGCTCGCGCCAGCCCGAGCAGGATGCCGTGCTGTTGACGGCCGCCATCGTGCGGATGGAGTATCAGGGCCTGCTGGACGGCGTAGAACACCTGGACAGCCAAGGAATGCTGGCCATCCTTAAACGCTACATGAATCTGGTTCTGGGGTTGTAA
- the lysS gene encoding lysine--tRNA ligase — protein sequence MSDQQLDHNELQQEENKLIAQRKEKLAAVREQGIAFPNDFRRDRLCADLQKQYEGKSKEELEAAAIPVKVAGRIMLNRGAFMVIQDTSGRLQVYVNRKTLPAEQLEAVKHFDLGDIIAAEGTLARSGKGDLYVDMQNVRLLTKSLRPLPDKHHGLTDTEQRYRQRYVDLIVNEEVRHTFRVRSQVIAHIRRFLNERGFLEVETPMLQTIPGGAAAKPFETHHNALDMAMFLRIAPELYLKRLVVGGFEKVFEINRNFRNEGVSTRHNPEFTMLEFYQAYADYRDNMDLTEELFRELALAVLGSTDVPYGDKVFHFGEPFVRLSVYDSILKYNPDITEADLNDVEKARAIAKKAGAKVLGHEGLGKLQVMIFEELVESKLEQPHFITEYPFEVSPLARRNDDNPNVTDRFELFIGGREIANAYSELNDAEDQAERFLAQVAEKDAGDDEAMHYDADFVRALEYGMPPTAGEGIGIDRLVMLLTNSPSIRDVILFPHMRPQA from the coding sequence ATGAGCGACCAACAACTCGACCACAACGAACTGCAACAGGAAGAAAACAAGCTGATTGCCCAGCGCAAGGAAAAGCTTGCTGCCGTCCGTGAGCAGGGCATTGCCTTCCCCAATGATTTCCGCCGCGACCGCCTGTGCGCCGACCTGCAGAAACAGTACGAGGGCAAGAGCAAGGAAGAGCTGGAAGCCGCAGCCATCCCGGTCAAGGTGGCCGGGCGCATCATGCTCAACCGTGGCGCCTTCATGGTCATCCAGGATACGTCCGGGCGCCTGCAGGTCTACGTCAACCGCAAGACCTTGCCGGCCGAGCAGCTGGAAGCGGTCAAGCACTTCGACCTGGGCGACATCATCGCTGCCGAGGGTACCCTGGCCCGCTCGGGCAAGGGCGACCTGTACGTCGACATGCAGAACGTGCGCCTGCTGACCAAGTCGCTGCGCCCGCTGCCGGACAAGCACCATGGCCTGACCGACACCGAGCAGCGCTACCGCCAGCGCTATGTCGACCTGATCGTCAACGAGGAAGTGCGCCACACCTTCCGCGTACGTTCGCAGGTGATCGCGCACATCCGTCGTTTCCTCAACGAGCGCGGTTTCCTCGAAGTGGAAACCCCGATGCTGCAGACCATCCCCGGCGGCGCTGCGGCCAAGCCGTTCGAGACCCACCACAACGCGCTGGACATGGCCATGTTCCTGCGTATCGCCCCGGAGCTGTACCTCAAGCGTCTGGTGGTCGGCGGCTTCGAGAAAGTGTTCGAGATCAACCGCAACTTCCGTAACGAAGGCGTTTCGACTCGGCACAACCCCGAGTTCACCATGCTCGAGTTCTACCAGGCCTATGCCGACTACCGCGACAACATGGACCTCACCGAGGAGCTGTTCCGCGAGCTGGCCCTGGCCGTGCTGGGCAGTACCGACGTGCCCTATGGCGACAAGGTATTCCACTTCGGCGAGCCGTTCGTGCGCCTGTCGGTGTACGACTCCATCCTCAAGTACAACCCGGACATCACCGAGGCTGACCTCAACGACGTCGAGAAGGCCCGCGCCATCGCCAAGAAGGCCGGCGCCAAGGTGCTCGGCCACGAAGGCCTGGGCAAGCTGCAGGTGATGATTTTCGAAGAGCTGGTGGAGAGCAAGCTGGAGCAGCCGCACTTCATCACCGAGTATCCGTTCGAAGTGTCGCCACTGGCGCGTCGCAACGACGACAATCCCAACGTCACCGACCGCTTCGAGCTGTTCATCGGTGGCCGCGAGATCGCCAACGCCTACTCCGAGCTCAACGACGCCGAAGATCAGGCCGAGCGTTTCCTCGCCCAGGTGGCCGAGAAGGACGCCGGTGATGACGAAGCCATGCACTACGACGCCGACTTCGTCCGCGCCCTGGAGTACGGCATGCCGCCGACGGCTGGTGAAGGCATCGGCATCGACCGCCTGGTGATGCTGCTGACTAACTCGCCGTCGATCCGTGACGTCATCCTGTTCCCGCATATGCGTCCGCAGGCTTGA